The genomic segment GACGCTGGCGCCGTGCAGGGCGGCGCCGGTCAGCACCAGGCCCAGAATCGGCCCGGCGCATGGGGCCCACAGCAGGCCGGTGGCGATGCCGATCAGCAGCGAGGTCCCTGCGCCACCGCGTCCTGCGGCGTCAGCGGCATCGGCGCGTGCGCTCAAGCGTGCACCCACGCGCTGGAACGGGGCCAGCAGATGGTCCGCCAGTCGCGGCCACAGCAGCGCCAGCGCAAACAGCGCCATCAGCACCAGCGCGATCCAGCGGCCGACCTGGTTGGCCTGCGCCACCCATTGGCTGCCCACCGCCGCCAGGCTGGCCACCACGGTGAAGGTGAGCGCCATGCCCAGCAGCAGCGGCAGCGTGCTGCGCACGAAGGGACGGTCGGCGCGCGCGAACACGAACGGCAGCACCGGCAGGATGCAGGGGCTGAGCAGGGACAACGCACCCCCGAGGTAGGCAAGCAGCAACAGCAGCATGGTCAGGCTCCGGACGTGGGGGAAGAACCGACCGGCACCCGCCAGCCGTCGGCGGTGCCGCCATCGGCCGCACCGGGAACGAACACCAGCGCTGCACCGTTCATGCAGTAGCGCAGCCCGGTCGGGCGCGGGCCGTCATTGAAAACGTGGCCGAGATGGCCGCCGCAGCGGCGGCAGTGCACCTCCACCCGCAGCATGCCGAAGGTGACGTCGCGGTCTTCGCCGATGGCGTTGTGCAGCGGCGCCCAGAAGCTCGGCCAGCCGGTGCCGCTCTCGAACTTGGTGGACGAG from the Stenotrophomonas maltophilia genome contains:
- the msrB gene encoding peptide-methionine (R)-S-oxide reductase MsrB, encoding MTLTRRHLLGLGGVATAAGLFGLGACSRAAPAAAEARPARQFEVMHSDADWRQRLTPAQYAVLRQQATERPWSSPLNKEHRQGTFACVGCALPLFSSSTKFESGTGWPSFWAPLHNAIGEDRDVTFGMLRVEVHCRRCGGHLGHVFNDGPRPTGLRYCMNGAALVFVPGAADGGTADGWRVPVGSSPTSGA